The Alcaligenes aquatilis genome contains the following window.
TGATGGCACAGGGGCATGCAGGCCATGGTAAGCCCCAAGCGGTACGTGCCTTGAGCACACAGGTCCATGCCAGTCAATGCTGGGTGCGTATGCTGCCGGAGCCTGCGCCTTCGGCCGCGTATCTGGAGCTGGAAAACAAGGGTGAGCAGAGTGTGGCTTTGGTAGGGGCCAGCACCTTGTCGTTCGGGCATGTGATGCTGCATCAGACGACCGAACACGATGGCATGTCACGCATGTCGCATACGTCCGAGGTGGAGATTCCAGCAGGTGGCACATTACGTCTGAAGCCCGGCGCTTTTCATGTGATGCTGGGGCAGGCGAAAGAGGATCTGGCGCTGGGCGAACGCATTATCCTGAGTCTGCATCTGTCTGACGATACCCAGGTCCAGGCCGAGTGCGAGTTACGGCCCGCCAAGACACAGGCTTACTGATTCAGGCTGGCACTTCCATAGAAAAAGGACCGTCTCTGAACTGCCCCCAAAAGCTTGGACGGCTGTCTAACTTTTTTGGGGGCAGTTCAATCAAGCGTGCAGTTTTGCTTTCGTGCTCAGGCTTGTAGTGCTGTTAGTACAGCCTGGTTGAATGCTTTTGGATTGGCCAGATTCATACCATGGGCCGCCAAAGGGATGCGGTGCAACTGGTCCTCGCGTCGGTGCTGACGAATGATGTCCATGCAATGATGGTAGCGCGTGGGACTGTTCTCGCCCGTGATGAAGCTCAAGGGCGCATCCAGCTGTTTGAGCCATTCCAGACTCGGCCCCAGGTTGGGCTCCTGCTGCTGATCCAGCATGGTATGGGCGTTGTCCTGAATCATCTCGCGGAACCAGCGAGTCATTTGCTTCCAGGTTCCCGAGCCATTGACCGTATCCACAAACAGAGCCATGGCACCATCACGATCGCCCTGTTCCAGGCGTTCGGCCACTTGCTGGAACAAAGGGGCATAGGAATAGGCGCCAGGAGTCGGGAAACCGGGGTCTGCCAAGGTCAGGCTGGCCACTTGCTCGGGCATTCGTTGAGCCAGCAGCAGGGCAACATGACCGCCGCGAGAATGCCCTACGATATGCACTTTCTCGCCAGGAATATGCTGGTCCAGCAAGGCCTGCAAGTCCTGGGCGTGTTGCGCTGTGCTGAAGTGACCGGGGCTGGGTGCGCCGGGCCAGTAGGAGCGCAGGCTGGGAGCCAGAACCCGATACTGGGTGGCAAAGGCGGGGATCTGCCAACGCCAGTATCGCCAGTCGCACAGAGAACCATGAACCAGCAACACGGCTGCGCCTTGCCCTTGGTCTACAAATGTGTGGCGATAGCCTTGTGCGGTCAGTTCAAGGGTGGAGAAGTCGGCAAAGGGGGGTGTCATGGCAAGCAGTACAAGTCAGGCAAGAATCAGTCGCCTAAAAAAACAGACCGGGTTTGAACCCGGTCCGTATGGCGTTACACGCGGGGTAATTATTCCAGCAGCTTCAGGCGGCTGCGCGCGGTCTCGGCCGCTTCAGATTGTGGGTAGTCTTTGACGATACGCTGCAAGGTGGTTTTGGCACCGCTCAGATCGTTCAGTTCGATCTGGCTGGATGCCGTCACCATCAAAGCATCAGCAGCGCGAGGGCTTTGTGGGGACGCTTTCACAAAAGCCTGCAGCTTTTGGATGGATGTCTTGAAGCTTTTGATGGCATATAGGCTGCTGCCTTCGTAAAAGCGCACTTCATCGGCCAGAACGCTGGAGGGGTAGGCGGCCAGAAAACCGGCAAAAGCATCGGCTGCGGGTTTGTATTGGCCAGCGCGATAGGCGTCCATGGCGCTGTCAAAGACAGCTTGTTCTTGTGGGTCTGCGGCATGAGGGCTTTGCTGTCCGGCAGGCGCATTGTTCTGGCCCTGACCGCTGGCTTGCCAGCTCAGTTTTTCGACTTGGCCGCGCAGTGAGACAACTTCAGAGCGCAGGGTGTCAATTTGATCTGCCAGTTGCAGGCGAGCTTGGGTATTTTGCTCGTGCATCTGACGAATTTGCTGACGCAGCTCCAAAATGGCGCGTCGGGCCTCGTCATCGGCAAAGGCCTTGGCCGGCAGGCTGGCGAATAGGGCGGCCGTCGCGAACAAGGCAACGGTCGCAAGACGAAAAGGCTTTTTATAAGCGTGCATAGTGAAGTCCGTTAAAAAATGTGCATCCGCAATGCGCAGGCTCCTCACCTGCCGGTTTCCCCTCTGTCGGGGGCTGTAATCTGGGGGGCTTTGGCCGGCCTGGCGAGCCCGTTGTCCAGCATAACGAATTTTCAGTGGATCGGGCACAGCGCCGATAAAAAACGCCGCGGCGTTAACAACCGCCACGGCGTCGGAACCACTTGGTCGATGCAGAAATTATCGTTGGTAAACGATGTCTGCGCGACGGTTTTCGGCGTAATCAGCTTCGGTGTTACCCAAGGCTTTTGGACGCTCTTTACCAAAGCTCACAGCTTCGATCTGGCTGTTGCTCACGCCCAGCAGACCCAGCATACGTGCCACGGCATCGGAACGACGCTGACCCAGAGCCAGGTTGTACTCAGCACCACCACGCTCGTCGGTATTACCTTCGATGCGCACGGTTTGCTGAGGATGGCTGCTCAGGTACGAGGCGTGCATTTCTACCAGGCCACGGTACTGTTCGTTCACAACGTAGCTGTCGTAGTCAAAATATACCGAGCGTTGTTGTGCCAGTGGGCTTTGAGGATTGAAAGGGTCCATGATCTGGCCTGCGCTAGCAGAGTCTGATCCAGTACCGCCGGTTGAGCCGGAGCCTGATTGATCCAAAGGCACCGAGCTGCAAGCAGCAAGGGTTACAGCCATGGCGGCGAGGGTAAGACTTTTAAGAATGCGCGAGCTCATTTGAATTCCTTTTGAAAAAGAGTCACACAGGATGTCAGTTGGTAAATGGTCCCCAGGTGGGTTCGCGTACTTTGCCATTCAATGACGAGAGGGTCTGACGAACGCGACCGTCCACGGATGTTACAGCTAGGACACTGCGCCCCCCCTGAACAGAACTATATAAGATCTGCATCCCATTAGGGGCGAAACTCGGAGACTGATCGTCGGGACCTGTCGTCAGCAGTTGCTCAGACCCTGATGCCATATCTTGAGTGGCAATTCGGAAAGCACCGTTTCTGCGTGTGACGTATACAAGCCTAGTACCGTCCGCAGAGACCTCCGGTGAAATATTGTAACTCCCGTTGAAGGTAATGCGTTGTGCGTCGTTTCCTCCCAGGCTTACTTTGTAAATATTGGGAGCGCCACCACGATCACTGACAAATACAAGGGAGTTGCCATCAGGCATAAAACTCGGTTCAGTATCGATCAGGGGTGAACGCATCACACGACGCAAGCCCGAACCGTCTGCATTTAGCGTGTAAATCTGCGAAATACCGTCTCTGGAGAGCACAACAGCTAGCTGATTGCCGTTGGGAGCCCATGCTGGACTACTGTTGTTGCCTTTGAAATTGGCCAGTGGCTCACGATGGCCAGTGGCCAAAGTTTGCACATATACAACAGGTTTATCGTTCTCAAAGCTCACATAAGCCAGCTTTTTACCGTCAGGGGACCAGGCTGGCGAGATGATTGAGTGTCGAGAACGCAACATTACCTGTGGATTTTGTCCGTCGGCGTCAGCAATTTGTAACTCGTAGTTGTTGCCCGTTTGCAACACATAGGCCAGGCGTGTCGAAAAAACGCCCCGTACACCGGTGATTTTTTCGTAGATACGGTCGGCAATCTGGTGGGATATGCGACGTAACTCTTTCTCGCTGCCCGCAAAAGCCACCCCATCCAGCTGTGTTTGACGAACGGAATCCACCAGGCGATAGCTGATGGAGTATTGCCCGCCGGTCTGGGCGACCGAGCCGTAGGCCAGGTAATCAGCCCCCCGGTTGCGCCATTCGTCGTAGGCGATGGTGCTTTCTGCATTCAGACCAGCACCGGTGGCATTGATCAATTGAAATTGACCCGAACGAGTCAAGTCGGCGCGAATCACTTCGGCCAGGGACTGGCTGGCCGGGTTATCAGCAAAATCGGCGATCGCGATGGGGTACTGGGTAGCACCCACACCCGATATATCGACCCGCAGTTGGGCCTGAGCCGGTTGGCTGGCGAACATGCCAGCGGCCAGGGCAAACGCTCCAGTGGCCGTGGCGCGCCAATGACGACCTAAGGTCGCCAGGGCAGGGGTAGCGGCGGTCATTATGCAATCTCCTGATTAATCGAACATGCGGTATTCGCCATCAATATACGATGGATACTGCCCGCTAGGCGGTTTGGGGAAAGGGCTGCAACGGGCAAGTCCCTTGGATACGGCATCATCGAATAGAGCGATGCCGGACGATCGTTTGATTTGAACGCGGTTAGGGGTGCCATCGGCATTCAGGTCCACGCGGTACTGCAAAGTAGGGTTGCCGCGTACTTCGGAGCGCGCAGGGGTGCTGTAGACCACGCCAGGCTGCACGCAAGCGCGCACCTTGGCGGCATAGCCACCGTCACCACCGCCGCCGCCAGCCTGGTTGCGGTCTGCGGTACCACCGGGGCGGCCAGGAGCACCTTCGCGCATGGCGCGACGGAACGCTTCTTCCTTGGCCTTGCGCTCGGCGTCCGCCTTGGCTTTGGCGGCAGCAGCAGCGCGAGCCTTACGTTCAGCATCCGCTTTGGCTTTGGCCTCGGCGTCTGCCTTGGCCTTGGCTTCTGCATCGGCTTTGGCTTTGCGTTCGGCATCAGCACGGGCTTTGGCGTCGGCCTCTGCTTTGGCCTTGCGTTCGGCTTCCGCCTTGGCTTTAGCTTCTGCTTCGGCCTTGTCCTTGCGTTCCTGTTCCTGCTTTTCCTTCTGTTCACGTTCACGTCGTTCAGCGGCTAGCTTGTCCTGACGCTGTTTTTCCTGACGCTCTTGTTCCAGCTTTTCTTCACGTTCTTTTTGCTCGCGTTCTTTGCGAGCTTGCTCCAAAGCGATCTCGGGATCGACTTCGGGTTCAGCAGGAGGTGTGACCTTTTCAGGTTCAGGAGGTGGCTTGGGTGCCGGAGGCGGTTCGGGTTCCGGTTCAGGCTTGGGTTCTGGCTCTGCAACTGGTTCAGGCTCAGGTTGTGGCTCTGGCTCGGCCTCGGGGGCTTCGGGATCCGCATTGACGGCCGCGTCGGGCGCGACACCGTCCATCCACAATTCGACCTGCACCGCATTGGGTGTTTTGGGCGCAGTAGAAAAAAGGGCTCCCGCCAAAATGGCGAGCAGCAACAGCCCGTGCAGACCCAGGGCGATGAGCAAGCCGCGCCGATCTTCCTTTTGCTCAGGCGAGCGCAGCGCCTGATTGCGGGTATTGCGTGTTCTGTGCTTCATTCAGTTCAGGTTTTTCGCGCCGGATGGCGAGCACGCTATCCGGCCAGAGGTTATTTGCCAGCGTCAGGGTCGCTATTGCGATCGACGATCAGACCCAGGCGGTTGATGCCATTGGAGCGCAGCTCATCCATCAAGCCCATGACGGTCTCGTAGGGAACCTTGCCGTCGGCGGCGATGACAACCGGACTGTCGGCCTGCATACGCGAGCGTACTTCATTGAGCAGTGTGGACTTCTCGATGTTCATGAACTCGGAGCCCGCATCGCGCAAGCGTATGGCCAGTTTGCCGTCCTTATCAACCTGGATTTCCACCGGCTTGGCAGGTACTTCGGAGGCTTGGCCTACCGAAGGCAGTTCCACCAAACCAGGGGTAATCATGGGAGCGGTGACCATGAAGATCACCAGCAGCACCAGCATCACGTCGATATACGGTACGACGTTGATTTCATTTTTCATGCGCCGGCCATGACGGCCGGTGCTTCCACGCATCGATGGCATCAGTTCACCTGCCGCTGCAAGATGTTCAGGAATTCGTCGATAAAGCTGTCAAAGCGGATCGAGATACGATCGAGCTCGTTGGTAAAGCGGTTATAGGCCACCACCGCAGGGATGGCGGCAAACAGACCAATAGCCGTGGCAATCAGGGCTTCGGCAATACCGGGAGCCACCGAGGCCAGGGTTGCCTGCTGCATGCCCGACAAACCGATAAAGGCGTGCATGATCCCCCAGACGGTACCCAGCAGCCCGATGTAGGGGCTGACCGAACCGGCAGAGGCCAGGAAGTTCAGATGTGTTTCCAGCGTATCCATTTCGCGTTGATAGCTGGCACGCATGGCACGACGTGGGCCGTCCAGCAGGGCAGGCCCCGAGCTTTGACTGCGACGGGCCTTGATGAATTCAGTCATGCCGGCTTCAAAAATACGGGCCAAGGCCCCGTGTTCAGCACGACGCGAGGAGATGGATTGCTGAAGCACGGCCAGATCGCCACCCGCCCAGAAGTCGTCCTCAAAACGGCGAGTCTGCTCCAGCGTGCGTTTAAGTGCAGCCCGTTTACTGAAGATATAGGCCCACGAGAGAATCGAGATTCCCAGCAGGATCAGCATGACAAGCTGAACGGGAATACTGGCATCGAGAAGTAGCGAAATCAGCGACAGGTCGCTAGTAGCTTGCATGGTCAGTCCTGAACCTTTTCCAAGAGGGTACGTAAATCAGAGTCCAGCTTGCTTGGACGAAGCGTGTTGGCGTCAACGCAAACAATTTGGATGGTGCTTTGGCATAACAGTTCCCCACCTCGCAGGGCACCTTGTTCAAAATGGATGGTAGCCGACCCCAGTTGGGTAATCCGGCTGCGTACCGAGATCAAATCATCGAGCCGGGCAGGTTTGAGATATTGTATTTCAACCTTCTTGACTACGAACAGGCGTTGATTCTGCTCGGCTACATCGGATTGGTTTACGCCCAGGTTCCTGAGCCATTCTGTGCGCGCACGCTCAAAGAATTTCAGGTAGTTGGCGTAATATACGATCCCCCCAGCGTCGGTGTCCTCGTAATATACGCGAATATCAAGCCGAGCCTGGGTGTCCCACTTGTCAGTAAGCATGTCGTTCGTAAAAGAGTTTATGTTGACGGGCAGGGCATGGCCTACGGCCAGCCCTGCTTGGAGTCTTTACAGCGAGGCCAGACGCTCCACGCTGACCTGAGCAATCTGCTCGACCGGGACGTTGGTGCTGCTGGCATCACGGCGTGCCTGCATTTCAACGACGCCCTCTTTCAAGCCGCGCTCACCGATCGTAATGCGTAGCGGCACGCCAATCAGTTCCCAGTCGGCAAACATGATGCCGGGGCGGGCGTCGCGGTCGTCCAAAATGACATCCACGCCTTGTTCTTTGAGCTGCGTGTACAGATCCGTCGCAGTCTGACGTACCGCATCGCTCTTGGTAAAGCCGATCGGGCAGATTACCACTTCAAACGGGGCCAGGGCGCGAGGCCAGATCATGCCACGCTCGTCGTGGTTTTGTTCGATGGCTGCGGCCGCAATACGGCTGACACCAATGCCATAACAACCCATTTGCATGACAGCCGGTTTACCATCAGTTTCCAAAAAGGTGGCGTTCAGCTTCTTGGAGTAGACATCGCCCAGGAAGAACACGTGGCCCACTTCAATGCCGCGCTGGATGGCCAGCTTGCCGCCCTCAGGAGCCGGGTCGCCGTGAACCACGTTGCGCAGGTCTGCCTTGATGGGTTCGGGCAGGTCGCGACCCCAGTTCACGCCGGTGTAGTGAAAGCCCTCTTCGTTGGCGCCACAGACAAAGTCGCTCATGTTGGCAACGGTCAGGTCGGCAATGACTTGCACTGCTTGACGTGTGCCGATCGGGCCCAGATAGCCGGGCTTGCAGCCAAAGACGGCCACAATCTCTTCTTCGGTTGCCAGACGGTGACCTTTTTCAAAGCCGGCCAGTTTGGAAACCTTGATGTCGTTGACCTCATGGTCGCCGCGAATCAGCAGCAGGTACACAGTCGTCTTGGTTTGCCCATCTTCTTCAACATCGGTAGCCACCACCACGGATTTGACCGTGGCAGTCAGGTCCAGTCCTAGTTGTTGAGCGACCAGTTCGCATTTTGGGGCCTCTGGTGTGGCGGTCTTGACCAGCGCTTGGCCAGGAGCGGCGCGCTCAGCCAGAAGGCAAGGGGCGGGAGCCAGTTCGATATTGGCAGCGTAGTCGGTGTCAGGGTTGTAGACCAGCAAGTCTTCGCCGGTATCGGCAATAACCTGAAACTCATGGCTGCGCGAACCGCCAATGGAGCCGGTATCAGCCGCCACGGCACGGAAGTCCAGACCTAGACGAGCAAAGATACGCATATACGCGTCGTACATATTGTCGTAACTGGCCTGGGCGTCTTCGGCGTTGCGGTCAAAGGAGTAGGCGTCCTTCATGGTGAATTCGCGGCCGCGCATCAAGCCAAAACGGGGACGACGCTCGTCACGGAACTTGGTTTGAATATGGTAGAAGTTAATCGGCAATTGGCGCCAGCTGTGGATTTCGTTGCGGGCGATGTCCGTGATGACTTCCTCAGAGGTGGGCTGCAGCACGAAGTCGCGTTGGTGGCGGTCCTTGATTCGTAGCAGCTCGTCGCCATATTTTTCCCAACGGCCAGACTCTACCCAGAGTTCGGCGGGCTGGACTACTGGCATCAGCAACTCAATGGCGCCGGAGCGGTCCATTTCCTGACGAATGATGTTTTCAATCTTGCGCAGCACGCGCAGGCCCATAGGCATATAAGTGTAGATACCGCCGGCGGCTTTGCGTATCATGCCGGCGCGCGTCATGAGCTGGTGGCTGGCAACTTCGGCCTCGGTAGGCGCTTCTTTCAGGGTATTAATGTGATACTGGCTAGCATGCATGGTAGGGAACTCGTCAGGTACGTATAATCAGATTTAATTGTATTGAATTCGTTAGAGGTGGCCTATGTTAGATCGTGAAGGCTACCGTCCTAATGTCGGAATTATTCTCGTTAATCGCAAAAACGAGGTTTTTTGGGGCAAGCGTATTCGGGAACATGCCTGGCAGTTCCCGCAAGGCGGTATCAAATACGGCGAAACACCCGTACAGGCGATGTACCGCGAACTGCACGAAGAAGTGGGCTTGCTGCCAGAGCATATCCGTATATTAGGCCGGACGCGAGATTGGCTTCGCTACAACGTGCCCAATCATTTTGTACGTCGGGAGGCGCGTGGCCATTACAAGGGCCAGAAACAAATCTGGTTCCTGTTGCGACTGGTAGGGCGAGACAGCGATGTCTGCCTGCGCTCTTCCTCGACGCCGGAGTTTGATGCATGGCGTTGGAGTCAATATTGGGTGCCACTTGATTCAGTGATTGAGTTCAAGCGGGAAGTCTATCAGCAAGCGCTAAACGAGCTGTCGGATATTTTATTCCGGCGGCGCCAGGAAAATCGTTATTTACGTCAGCGCCCCCCAAGCGCAATTGATGCCGATACCGTAGACAGCAGGGATCATGCGCATATTATTGGTTGAAGACGAGTTGGAAATGGCCGCGTGGCTGGAGCGGGCTTTGGCGCAAAGTGGTTTTTTGCCCGATCCCGCTCATGATGCCCGAACGGCAGAAGTGTTGTTGACGGCCCATGAATATGATGCGGTTGTGATGGATTTGCGCCTGCCCGATAAACACGGGCTGGTGCTTTTGCGCGAGATGCGCGAACGCGGTGATCACACTCCCGTGCTGATCCTGACCGCTCAAGGCGCCTTGCAAGACCGTGTTCGTGGTCTGAATCTGGGCGCCGACGATTTCCTGACCAAGCCCTTTGCCCTGGAGGAACTGGAGGCTCGTCTGGCTGCTTTGGTGCGGCGCAGCCGTGGCCGTGTGGCGCCTGTAGTCAGCTGCGGCTCGCTGGAATACAACCCCGAAAGCCGGGCTTTCATGCTGGACAATGCCATTGTGCATTTGACTCCGCGCGAACATGCGGCTTTGTTGGTGCTGATCAGTCGTTCTGGTATGCCGGTTGAAAAGTCCCAGCTTTTTGCCCGCGTGTTCGAGCACGATAGCGATGCCAGCCCCGATGCCATCGAGGTTGTCTTACACCGCTTGCGCAAGAAACTGGCCAATAGCGATGTGCATATCGTGACGGTACGAGGTTTAGGCTACATGCTGGAAGTGCTTGAGGCGGAATCCGGCGTTTCATGACAGCACCTTCTCCACCCCCCGCCAATGCCTGGCAAGGCAGTTTGCGCTTTTGGCTGCTGGTCCTGCTGATCCCGGGGGTGGTCGCCTTGCTGTTGTATGACAGTTGGGAAGATTACCGGGCCATGAACTCCGTCACGGAAAATGTGTACGACAGCGCTTTGCTGGAACCGGCCAAAGTGCTTGAGACCAGTGTGGAGTTCAATACCGATGGCAGTTTACGCATCGATCCGCCCTTTTATGCCCAGGTCATGCTGGAGTCCAGACCAGGCAATCGCAAGTATTTTCGGGTCGAAGAAGTCACCCCTTTGGTCCGTAACCTGGGTGGTGCCGATGCCAATCAATTAAAAGGGCGCACCTTACTTGGGATGGAAGGGCTACCGCGTCCCGCCAATCTGGCCGACCATGAAGGCGTGCCGGTTTTCTACGATTCCTATTTCCGTAATGACACCGTGCGTATGGTGGCTTTGTGGCGCGACCTGCATTACAAAGGCCAGCACAGACAGGTTTTGGTGATGGTGGGCGAAAGCCTAGATTTGCGTTTACGCACTCAACAGGAAGCTTGGCGCGAAGGCATTTTCCGCAATTTGCGTATGTTGTTGCTGGCTGTGCTGCTGGTGTGGTTCGCCGTGGCCTGGGCCTTGCGTCCTTTGCAGGCTTTGCGTCAGGAAGTGCGCAACCGAAGCGTGGATGACTTGCAGCCCCTGGACGAGCGCGATGTGCCGCGTGAGGTGGTCCCCTTGGTTCGTTCGGTCAATCATCACATAGAGCTATACCGTTCCGTGCTGGATAGGCAGGCACAATTTTTGGCCGACGCCTCGCATCAATTACGTACCCCCTTGGCGATTATTCATACTCAGGCTCAGTACGCTCGCCGCGAGCCGGATATTGAACGTGTCCGGGAGTCCTTGGGGGCGATTATCAAGCAGTTGGGGCAGGCGACCCGCCTGACCGAGCAGTTATTGGCTTTGGCCCATGCCAGCCATAGCACCACCATGAGCCAGGGCCAGGTCGATCTGGCCAGTTTGGGGCGCGAGGTAGTGCTGCAATATCTGCCCTTGGCGCGCGAACATCGCCAGGATCTGGGCTGGATCGGGCCGGGCGAAGAAGGGGAGCAAGCGCCCCTGTGGGTCTACGCCAGCGATGCCGAGATCCATGAGTCGGTCTCCAACCTGATTCACAACGCCATCAATCATGCCGGTAGCGGCAGTGCAATAACGGTTTCTGCCGGACACGACGACAAGCAGGCCTGGATCAGTGTGACGGACAATGGCATGGGCTTGGCTGCCAGTTTGCGTGAAAGCGTATTTGTGCGCTTTGACCGGGGCGGCCCGGCACGCAAGGGCGGACGTGGTTCGGGTTCTGGCTTGGGTCTGGCCATTGCGCTGGCTTACGCCGAGCGCAATGGCGGCACGATTGTGCTCACTGATGGCGAGCCTAACGATATGGGCGGCTACGGCTTGAAGGCGACGCTACGCTTGCCCTTGTTGCAGCCCGAAGCGCCTCAATCAGATAATTCCTGAATCAAGCCTTGTCGTTTGGGCGGGCCAACAGATTGAACAGGGTAGAGACATCCCAATCCGAGTGGCCCTGTTCGGCAATTTTCGCAAACTGTGCCTGAATCAAGCGGGTTGCCGGCAACTGAGCCCCAGTGCGTTGGGCCTCTTGCTGCACCAGATCCAGGTCTTTCAGCATCCAGTTCACGGTGAAACCGGGTTGAAAGTCTCTAGCCAGCATCGTGGGGCCTTTGGTTTCCATTTGCCAGCTGCGGGCTGCGCCCTTGGTCAGGACAGACAGAGCTTGTTCCATATCCAGTCCGGCTCGTTCACCAAAAGCCATGGCTTCGGCCAGACCTTGCAAAAGACCGACGACGGCAATCTGGTTCACCATCTTGCATAGCTGCCCAGATCCCAGTGGCCCCATCAAGGTGCAAGCCTGGGCGTAGCTCATCATCAGGGGGCGGGCGCGTTCCATATCCTGCGCATGCCCACCACACATAATGCTGAGCATGCCTTTCTGGGCTCCGGCTTGCCCGCCGGAAATCGGGGCATCGACAAAGGCGATCTGCTTGCTGGCGGCCAGTGCCCCCAGTTCCCGGGCAACGTTGGCGGAGGCGGTGGTATGGTCGATAAACAGGCTGCCGGCCTTCATACCTGCCAGCGCACCGTCTGGCCCCTGAAAAATGGCGCGCAAATCATCATCATTTCCCACACAGGCCATCACAATGTCGGCTTGTGCCGCTGCCTGGGCCGGAGTGGCCGCCCAGGCCTGTTTGAATTGTGCGCTCCATTGTTCCGCTTTGGCCTGATTGCGGTTGTACACCGTCACCTGATGGCCGGCCTGAGCCAGATGACCCGCCATCGGATATCCCATCACTCCCAGACCAATGAACGCCACTTTTTGCGGGCGGCCGGATTCATACTGTTTGGGCTGAATGGATGGGTTCATGGCACGGGGCTCCTTAAGAATAATCATGTTCAGACGTAGAGCTTAGCGCAGCTTTTCCAACTTGATCGTCGCCTGAGGGAATAAGCGGCAAGGTGTTTGAAGCTTGACGGCATCAGGCCCCTCATGTTCTAAACCAAACATAGATCTGTAATAAATGGAATTTTCCTGTCCGGATCATGATGGGCACACATGATTTCCTGGCTAATTAACTGGAACTTGAATCCTATGAACTCTTTCGATCGTCGTCGTTTCTTGAAGCTGGCAGGTGCCACTGGATTGGCGTCTATGGGGACCTCTTTGCCGTGGGCGGCGTGGGCGGCAGATGCCGCGGTACTGGAAAAAGCGAAGGCTCAAGGCCAGGCTGTGTTTTACGCCAACATCACGGCTGTAGAGCCCATCATGAAGGCCTTGCAGCAAGCGCAAGGCATTGAAGGTAAATACACTCGTATTTCCAGCTCCAAGTTCATCCCCACCATCCTGACCGAGTTCAACGCTGGCAAGTTGATGGCGGATGTGGTCCAGGCTCCCCTGCCGATGTTGCAAATGCTTAAAGAGCAGGGCGTGTTGGTTCCTCATCAGTCTGAAGCCGTACAGGGCTACCCGCAGTGGGCTATTCAAGACGATTCGATTATTCAGTTTGGCATCGAATATGTGTCTTATATCTATAATACGGACCACCTCAAAGCCGAGGACGCGCCGCAACGTTACGAAGATCTGGCCGATCCCAA
Protein-coding sequences here:
- a CDS encoding RNA pyrophosphohydrolase → MLDREGYRPNVGIILVNRKNEVFWGKRIREHAWQFPQGGIKYGETPVQAMYRELHEEVGLLPEHIRILGRTRDWLRYNVPNHFVRREARGHYKGQKQIWFLLRLVGRDSDVCLRSSSTPEFDAWRWSQYWVPLDSVIEFKREVYQQALNELSDILFRRRQENRYLRQRPPSAIDADTVDSRDHAHIIG
- a CDS encoding sensor histidine kinase — translated: MTAPSPPPANAWQGSLRFWLLVLLIPGVVALLLYDSWEDYRAMNSVTENVYDSALLEPAKVLETSVEFNTDGSLRIDPPFYAQVMLESRPGNRKYFRVEEVTPLVRNLGGADANQLKGRTLLGMEGLPRPANLADHEGVPVFYDSYFRNDTVRMVALWRDLHYKGQHRQVLVMVGESLDLRLRTQQEAWREGIFRNLRMLLLAVLLVWFAVAWALRPLQALRQEVRNRSVDDLQPLDERDVPREVVPLVRSVNHHIELYRSVLDRQAQFLADASHQLRTPLAIIHTQAQYARREPDIERVRESLGAIIKQLGQATRLTEQLLALAHASHSTTMSQGQVDLASLGREVVLQYLPLAREHRQDLGWIGPGEEGEQAPLWVYASDAEIHESVSNLIHNAINHAGSGSAITVSAGHDDKQAWISVTDNGMGLAASLRESVFVRFDRGGPARKGGRGSGSGLGLAIALAYAERNGGTIVLTDGEPNDMGGYGLKATLRLPLLQPEAPQSDNS
- a CDS encoding NAD(P)-dependent oxidoreductase, giving the protein MNPSIQPKQYESGRPQKVAFIGLGVMGYPMAGHLAQAGHQVTVYNRNQAKAEQWSAQFKQAWAATPAQAAAQADIVMACVGNDDDLRAIFQGPDGALAGMKAGSLFIDHTTASANVARELGALAASKQIAFVDAPISGGQAGAQKGMLSIMCGGHAQDMERARPLMMSYAQACTLMGPLGSGQLCKMVNQIAVVGLLQGLAEAMAFGERAGLDMEQALSVLTKGAARSWQMETKGPTMLARDFQPGFTVNWMLKDLDLVQQEAQRTGAQLPATRLIQAQFAKIAEQGHSDWDVSTLFNLLARPNDKA
- a CDS encoding proline--tRNA ligase, coding for MHASQYHINTLKEAPTEAEVASHQLMTRAGMIRKAAGGIYTYMPMGLRVLRKIENIIRQEMDRSGAIELLMPVVQPAELWVESGRWEKYGDELLRIKDRHQRDFVLQPTSEEVITDIARNEIHSWRQLPINFYHIQTKFRDERRPRFGLMRGREFTMKDAYSFDRNAEDAQASYDNMYDAYMRIFARLGLDFRAVAADTGSIGGSRSHEFQVIADTGEDLLVYNPDTDYAANIELAPAPCLLAERAAPGQALVKTATPEAPKCELVAQQLGLDLTATVKSVVVATDVEEDGQTKTTVYLLLIRGDHEVNDIKVSKLAGFEKGHRLATEEEIVAVFGCKPGYLGPIGTRQAVQVIADLTVANMSDFVCGANEEGFHYTGVNWGRDLPEPIKADLRNVVHGDPAPEGGKLAIQRGIEVGHVFFLGDVYSKKLNATFLETDGKPAVMQMGCYGIGVSRIAAAAIEQNHDERGMIWPRALAPFEVVICPIGFTKSDAVRQTATDLYTQLKEQGVDVILDDRDARPGIMFADWELIGVPLRITIGERGLKEGVVEMQARRDASSTNVPVEQIAQVSVERLASL
- a CDS encoding response regulator, with translation MRILLVEDELEMAAWLERALAQSGFLPDPAHDARTAEVLLTAHEYDAVVMDLRLPDKHGLVLLREMRERGDHTPVLILTAQGALQDRVRGLNLGADDFLTKPFALEELEARLAALVRRSRGRVAPVVSCGSLEYNPESRAFMLDNAIVHLTPREHAALLVLISRSGMPVEKSQLFARVFEHDSDASPDAIEVVLHRLRKKLANSDVHIVTVRGLGYMLEVLEAESGVS